One Hordeum vulgare subsp. vulgare chromosome 4H, MorexV3_pseudomolecules_assembly, whole genome shotgun sequence DNA window includes the following coding sequences:
- the LOC123448222 gene encoding uncharacterized protein LOC123448222 → MDLFVTLALSSPKEHGEQLRRRQHSLSELTYSRDDDAKLETTRARLFGVLKRHEDLKERLSRYSFLCSFLFYYFPSKLLD, encoded by the exons ATGGACCTCTTCGTCACGCTGGCCCTGAGCTCCCCCAAGGAG CATGGGGAGCAGCTGAGGCGGCGGCAGCACTCATTATCGGAACTG ACTTATTCAAGAGACGACGACGCGAAACTCGAGACCACGCGTGCACGGC TGTTTGGTGTTCTCAAAAGGCATGAAGACCTGAAAGAGCGTCTCTCGCGGTACTCCTTTCTctgctcttttttattttattattttccgTCCAAGCTTCTGGATTGA